One Deinococcota bacterium genomic window, CGCAAGCTCGCTTGCAGCTCGCTGGTGTCTAGTCCTGCACCCGTTCTTGTTTGTGTGTTTGCCATTGTGTTTGTCATGATGTTCCTCCTCTTCGATGGGTCAAGGATTCAGAAGGTTGGCCAGAGGGAGCGCCCCCTGGCCTGAGCATTCAGCGCCGTGCCTAGGCACGGCCCGGGAGCCCGAGCGCGTATGCCTCAGCTACCTGGAAGTACTCGTTACGGGCCGCGTCACCGATGTAACCGTTCACGTGCTGGCGGACCGCGTCGACCGATGGGCCTTCATACAGGCAGACTGCCGTGGACAAATCCTCCTTCGGGAAGAACTGGAGTGGCCGGACCCCTTGCGGGAGGTTCTCCGCAGCGGTCACCCCCTTGCCACGCTCCTGGAATGCGGTGGGGTCGGTAATCTGGTGCTTAATAGCGACGTACATAACTTGCCTCCTTTGCGAACTTTAGGATGCCAGACGGGGCACTACCAAGCCCCTACCAAGCCCCTACCAAGCCACGAGTCCCGTGCTGGCCACGCGATAGGTAGGGGCATCGGGTGCCTTGTTAGCTGGGGCGGGTTACGGCCTCGAGAATGGCGACTTTACCCGCCCCAGCGTAAGACGCTAGGCCATAAGCCTTACTACTCGCCGACCGGCAGCGTCGGCATGATGTCAGCGTGCTGCCACGCCTCCTCGAACTGCTGTGCGACGCTCGCGGCCTCCTCTGCGTTACCCTGCGCCCGCAGGCTCTCGGCAAGACCGTAAAGCGT contains:
- a CDS encoding DUF4242 domain-containing protein; the encoded protein is MYVAIKHQITDPTAFQERGKGVTAAENLPQGVRPLQFFPKEDLSTAVCLYEGPSVDAVRQHVNGYIGDAARNEYFQVAEAYALGLPGRA